The Amycolatopsis umgeniensis DNA segment CCGAGCCGTCCCGAGCGCAGGGCTTCTGGCAGCGGCGAGTAGTCCAGGAGACCACCGCGCGCGGTGTTGACCAGGACCGCACCGGACGGCAACAGCGCGAGTTTGTCGGCGTCGATCAGGTGGCGGGTCTCCTCGGTGAGCCGGGCGTGCAGGCTCACCACGAAACTGCGGCGCAGCAGATCGTCCAGTTCGACGAGTTCGGCGCCGTCCGCGCTGATCCGCGCGGGGTCGGCGAACGGATCGGCGACCAGCACCTTCGCCCCGAACGCGAGGAGGACCTTGGCCACTCGCGCGCCGATCGCCCCGTACCCGACCAAGCCGACGGTGGTCCCGTCGAGTTCGAGGCCGGTCTGGTCGTAGGCGTAGTAGTCACCGCGCCAGGTCCCGCCCAGCAGTTCGGCCGAGGACGTCGAGATCCGGCGCATCGCGGCCAGGATCATCCCGACCGCGAATTCGGCGGCGGCACCGGCGTTGCGCCCGGGCGCGTACGTCACCGCGACCCCCGCCTCCGTGGCCGCCGCGAGGTCGACGTTGACCGGGCCGCCCCGGCACACCGAGACGAGTTTGAGGCCCGGCACGGCCGCGAACACCTGTTTGGTGAAGGGCGCCATCTGGGTCACCGCGACCTCGGCGCCCGCCAGCGCCTCGATCACCTGCTCCTCGGTGCCGCTGGCCTCGTGCACGTTCGCGACCGGACCGAACGGCTCCACCGGCCACGGCAGGGTCAGTTCCGAGAACTCGTGCCCGGCGCCGATCTCGGCACGGACGGCCTCGGCCAGCAGGCCGGTGCCGACGAAATGGTCTCCCGCAGCGAGTATCCGCAACTCTGCGTCCTCTCTCCGTGCCCGCATCGGGCAGTCCTGTGACTGTTGGCGAAGCTGAGATGTATCCGGAAAAGTGACCGTACGCGTGAACCCGCCCCGGCCGAAGGCCCCGCTATCGCGGTGGTGGGGCGCCCTGTCCGCCGAACGGTGCCGTACCAGCCCAGGCGGCGCCCTGCCGACGTCGATCGCGGTCGCGGGTTCACCATCAGGTACTCAGCGCTTGCTCGTATTCGGTGATGTGCGCGACCTTGCTCGCGCTGGCCGAGTCCGGGTCGAAGCGGTAGCCGACCCATTCGGCGACGATCTTCTTCGCCAGTTCCGGGCCGATCGCCCGTGCGCCGAAGGTGATCACCTGGCAGTCGTTCGATTTCACGGAACGCTCGGCGGAGTAGGAGTCGTGCGCGACCGTGGCCCGGACACCGGGGACCTTGTTCGCCGAGATGGCCATGCCGATCCCGGTCCCGCAGACCAGGACGCCGCGATCCACCTCGCCCCTGGCGATCGCCTCCGCCGCCGCGAGCCCGAGCAACGGGTACGCCTTGTCGTCCGAACCGTCGGCCACGCCGAGGTCGGTGACCTCGTCGACCCGGTCATCGGCGAGGAGCAGGTCACGCAGCTGGTCCTTGAGCGCCACCCCGGCGTTGTCCGCCGCCACCACGATCCGCATTCAGTCTTCCTTTCCCAGAGCCTGGCTGACCGCGGTGACGAGCAGCGCGAACGAGGTCGCCCCGGGATCCGGGTGCCCCTTGCTCCGCCGCGCCAGCCGTGCCGCCCGTCCTTTGGCGGGCAGCAGGTCCGCCGTGGCCTCGGCCGCGCTCACCGCGACCTGGGCCGCCTTCTGCCAGGCCTGCGGGACGTCGGCGCCCGCCTCGGCCTGTTCGCGCAACGCCAGCCGGAACGGCTCGATGGCGTCGAGCATGGTCTTCTCACCCGGCTCCGCCTTGCCCAGAGCGACGAACGCCATCACGGCACCGTCCACGGCGTCCGCGAGGGCTTCCGCGGTGACCTCGCCTTCGGCCCGGCCACGCAGCCCCGCACCGGTTTCGGCCAGCAGGACCCCGTACAACGCCCCGGAGGCGCCGCCCGCCGCATCGGCGAACGCCGTCCCGGCTGCCAAGAGCGCTGTCGACGGTGACTCCCGGTCGCGCCGCGCGGCGGCCACCGCGGCCCGCATTCCCCTGGTCATGCCCAGCCCATGGTCCCCGTCGGCCGCGACCGCGTCCAGCCTGCCGAGTTCCGCTTCGTTGGCCTCGATGTCGTGCAGGGCGGCCGTCAACGCGCGGTCCACGATGCCTTGTCCCGGTTCGGTCTCCGCCAGCAGCGAGTCCACTGTGGACTCCAACGGAATCCGCTCCAGCACGGCACCGGTACTGCGGTAACCAGGGGTGTCGCAAGGCGCGGCGTAGAGCTCGGCGAGTTCGTCGTCGAGTACCAGGATCGAAAGCGATACGCCCGCCATGTCGAGCGACGTGACGAATTCGCCGACCTCGGTGTGCAGCGGGCTGAGCCCCGCCGCGGCGAGCCGCTCGTGCACCCGGGTGTAGGTCGCGAACATCTCCTCGTATTTGGTGCGGCCCAGCCCGTTCAGCAGGACCACCACCCGCCCGTCACCCTCGGGCAGCTCCGGGAGAAGGCCGTCGACCAGTTCGTCGGCCAGTTCCCGCGCGCTCAGCCTGCCGACCGTGCGCACACCGGGCTCACCGTGGATGCCGAGCCCGAGCTCCATTTCGCTCTCGCCGACGGTGAACAGCGGCGCCGACGCGCCGGGCAGCGTGCACCCGCCGAACGCGACTCCGAACGTCCGGGTGTTCGCGTTCGCCTTCTCCGCCACCGCGTGCACGGCGGCCAGATCGTCACCGCGTTCGGCCGCGGCACCGGCGATCTTGAAGACCAGGAAGTCGCCCGCGACGCCACGACGCCTTTCCGGCGCGTCGGCGGGGCCGCTCGCGATGTCGTCGGTGACCAGGATCGTGCGGCTCTCGACGCCCTCGGCCGCCAGCCTGCGGGCGGCGAGGCCGAAGTGCAGCACGTCGCCCTGGTAGTTGCCGTAGCCGAAGAGCACGCCGCCGCCGCTCTCCGCGGCCAGCGCCGTGCGGTAGACCTGCTCGGCGCTCGGACTGGTGAACACGTCACCCACCACGGCGCCGTCGGCGAGACCGGGGCCGACCAGTCCGGCGAACGCGGGGTAGTGCCCGCAGCCGCCGCCGATCACCACCGCGACCTTGCGCTCGGATTCTTCCCGGCGCAGTACGCCGTAGGCGCCGGGAACCTTGCGCACCGAACGCCCGTAGGCGGTGACGAACCCGTCCAGCCAATCGCGTTTGAACGTCTCCGCGGCACCCAGGACCGTCATCGCCCGCTCGCCTCCGCGAATTCACCGGACAGGTACGCGAGCAGCTTGCGCCGCACGTCGTCGTTGTTCTCCGCGACTTCGGCCGC contains these protein-coding regions:
- a CDS encoding 2-hydroxyacid dehydrogenase, which translates into the protein MRILAAGDHFVGTGLLAEAVRAEIGAGHEFSELTLPWPVEPFGPVANVHEASGTEEQVIEALAGAEVAVTQMAPFTKQVFAAVPGLKLVSVCRGGPVNVDLAAATEAGVAVTYAPGRNAGAAAEFAVGMILAAMRRISTSSAELLGGTWRGDYYAYDQTGLELDGTTVGLVGYGAIGARVAKVLLAFGAKVLVADPFADPARISADGAELVELDDLLRRSFVVSLHARLTEETRHLIDADKLALLPSGAVLVNTARGGLLDYSPLPEALRSGRLGALALDVYDVEPPPADWALRDAPNVIATPHLAGASRQTAERAAGIVAAEVGRYVRGEALANLANPEVLRP
- a CDS encoding ribose-5-phosphate isomerase, with amino-acid sequence MRIVVAADNAGVALKDQLRDLLLADDRVDEVTDLGVADGSDDKAYPLLGLAAAEAIARGEVDRGVLVCGTGIGMAISANKVPGVRATVAHDSYSAERSVKSNDCQVITFGARAIGPELAKKIVAEWVGYRFDPDSASASKVAHITEYEQALST
- a CDS encoding dihydroxyacetone kinase family protein codes for the protein MTVLGAAETFKRDWLDGFVTAYGRSVRKVPGAYGVLRREESERKVAVVIGGGCGHYPAFAGLVGPGLADGAVVGDVFTSPSAEQVYRTALAAESGGGVLFGYGNYQGDVLHFGLAARRLAAEGVESRTILVTDDIASGPADAPERRRGVAGDFLVFKIAGAAAERGDDLAAVHAVAEKANANTRTFGVAFGGCTLPGASAPLFTVGESEMELGLGIHGEPGVRTVGRLSARELADELVDGLLPELPEGDGRVVVLLNGLGRTKYEEMFATYTRVHERLAAAGLSPLHTEVGEFVTSLDMAGVSLSILVLDDELAELYAAPCDTPGYRSTGAVLERIPLESTVDSLLAETEPGQGIVDRALTAALHDIEANEAELGRLDAVAADGDHGLGMTRGMRAAVAAARRDRESPSTALLAAGTAFADAAGGASGALYGVLLAETGAGLRGRAEGEVTAEALADAVDGAVMAFVALGKAEPGEKTMLDAIEPFRLALREQAEAGADVPQAWQKAAQVAVSAAEATADLLPAKGRAARLARRSKGHPDPGATSFALLVTAVSQALGKED